A single Caldisericia bacterium DNA region contains:
- a CDS encoding TatD family hydrolase, protein MKRFFVDSHVHLNMDVFDKDREDVIKRANDVSVKYFLNVSYDRASSLSSNDLSMKNPLIFSSIGFHPHDAKEFAYDDLSLFKKLIEKNKKIVAIGEIGLDYFRNLSPKEIQKKVFVSQIEFAISMNLPIVIHERDAFLDVLDVVRRYRGKIRGVFHCFNHNVDRMREIIRMGFYIGIGGPLTYPKNEKLREAVKFAPLDRILVETDSPYLPPQGKRGKRNEPSFMIITAKKIAEIKKISLEKLMEVTTGNFENLFKVELI, encoded by the coding sequence GTGATAAAAAGGGCAAACGATGTTAGTGTAAAGTATTTTCTAAATGTTTCCTATGATAGAGCATCCTCATTATCCTCAAATGACCTCTCTATGAAAAATCCCCTCATCTTCTCTTCCATCGGTTTTCATCCCCACGATGCAAAAGAGTTTGCTTATGATGACCTTTCCCTTTTTAAGAAGCTTATAGAGAAAAACAAAAAGATTGTTGCCATAGGAGAGATTGGACTTGACTATTTCAGGAATCTTTCACCAAAAGAAATACAAAAGAAGGTTTTTGTTAGTCAAATAGAGTTTGCCATTTCAATGAATCTCCCAATAGTTATTCATGAAAGGGATGCATTTCTTGATGTTCTTGATGTTGTAAGAAGATACAGGGGAAAGATAAGGGGAGTTTTTCACTGCTTTAATCATAATGTGGATAGAATGAGAGAGATAATAAGAATGGGTTTTTATATTGGTATAGGCGGTCCTCTAACATATCCAAAGAATGAAAAGCTTAGGGAGGCAGTTAAATTCGCTCCCCTTGATAGAATTCTTGTTGAAACAGATTCACCCTACCTTCCACCTCAAGGAAAAAGAGGAAAGAGGAATGAGCCATCCTTCATGATAATAACTGCAAAAAAGATAGCAGAGATAAAGAAAATATCTCTTGAAAAACTCATGGAAGTAACAACAGGGAACTTTGAGAATCTATTTAAAGTGGAACTTATCTAA